Proteins encoded by one window of bacterium:
- the alr gene encoding alanine racemase, giving the protein MTTKSFLQWIELSRSALNHNLDRLSKLARGRLMAPSVKADAYGHGLPEIISLLMERDDIPYVSVHSLEEAIICRQAGWDRKIMVLGPLPVDQADAALDYGLEPVVTSRELLNALGRWADKYQTKILTHLKLETGTNRQGITEKELAGITAIYKKHRYLVLHGASTHFANIEDTTSHEYAQFQLSNFNRLVTALKRAGLRPKYRHTASSAALLLFEKTRFDLVRPGLAMYGHWPSKETYLSYRLQGKTNNILKPVLTWKTRVTQIKAVPADSFVGYGCSYRTTAPTKLAILPVGYYDGYDRALSNQAYVLIRGKRAPVRGRICMNLMMVEVTDIAGVKLEEPVILIGTAKGEKLTAEQLGNWAGTINYEILARLSPATQRIITT; this is encoded by the coding sequence ATGACTACCAAGTCCTTCCTCCAATGGATCGAGCTCTCACGCTCGGCGCTCAACCATAATCTCGACCGACTCAGCAAATTGGCCAGAGGACGCCTGATGGCTCCCTCGGTCAAAGCCGATGCTTACGGGCATGGCCTCCCGGAGATCATCTCGCTCCTGATGGAACGTGACGATATTCCCTATGTCTCAGTCCATTCGCTCGAGGAAGCGATCATCTGCCGCCAGGCCGGATGGGATCGAAAGATCATGGTTCTTGGGCCGCTGCCGGTCGATCAGGCCGATGCCGCACTCGACTATGGCCTCGAACCAGTCGTCACTAGCAGAGAATTGCTCAATGCGCTTGGCCGCTGGGCCGACAAATACCAGACGAAGATCCTGACTCATCTCAAACTGGAGACCGGGACTAACCGCCAGGGGATCACGGAAAAAGAACTGGCGGGTATCACCGCCATCTACAAAAAGCACCGCTATCTCGTGCTGCATGGCGCGAGTACTCATTTCGCCAATATCGAGGATACCACCAGCCATGAGTATGCCCAGTTCCAGTTGAGCAATTTCAACCGGCTGGTTACCGCTCTGAAGAGAGCAGGGCTGAGGCCGAAATACCGGCATACTGCATCATCAGCGGCACTTCTGCTTTTCGAGAAGACGAGATTCGACCTGGTCCGCCCCGGTTTGGCGATGTACGGCCACTGGCCATCCAAAGAGACCTATCTTAGTTATCGTTTGCAGGGGAAAACCAACAACATCCTCAAACCGGTCCTGACCTGGAAAACTCGGGTGACGCAGATCAAGGCAGTCCCGGCGGACTCGTTTGTTGGCTATGGCTGCAGTTACCGGACCACCGCACCGACCAAGCTGGCAATACTGCCGGTCGGCTATTACGATGGGTACGACCGGGCGCTTTCCAATCAGGCGTATGTGCTGATCCGAGGGAAACGGGCACCGGTCCGGGGCCGTATCTGCATGAATCTGATGATGGTTGAGGTGACGGATATCGCGGGGGTGAAGCTGGAAGAACCGGTTATCCTGATCGGGACGGCAAAAGGGGAGAAGTTGACCGCCGAGCAGTTGGGAAATTGGGCTGGGACAATCAATTATGAGATACTGGCGCGGCTATCACCAGCCACTCAGAGAATTATTACAACATAG
- a CDS encoding radical SAM protein, translating into MNEFKFYPSAVVWEITFACNMRCIHCGTSAGKRRPDELTTEESLKLVDELADLGSEAITISGGEPLLREDWPILAKRIKDRGVKAYFITNGYAMTPEIAKTMADLQINNIGISFDGTEKTHNYIRQRPDSYTRCLNAMDMLRAAGARYCAVTQVSNLNLDELDQIKEDLIAHGCKVWRIQMTTVTGRMKENAKSVMSIENYPKLVDKILEIKKDSRIKVDVGENIGYYGCKGTELLDGFPYFGCYAGTRIAGIESNGNVKGCLSMPEEFVEGNIRDSSFTEIWNNPNGFAYNRQFTKDTATGHCHDCKYLPLCRGGCTTTSVSASGKRAENPYCMYHLEQQQGIEPVDSEYVCNVLEKVREMEAESIKGSKAV; encoded by the coding sequence ATGAACGAGTTCAAATTCTATCCCTCGGCGGTCGTATGGGAGATTACGTTCGCCTGCAACATGCGCTGTATCCACTGCGGGACCTCGGCTGGCAAGCGCCGTCCCGATGAACTGACTACAGAGGAATCGCTGAAGCTGGTCGACGAACTGGCTGATCTCGGTTCCGAAGCGATCACCATCTCCGGTGGCGAACCGCTGCTCCGCGAAGACTGGCCCATTCTGGCGAAGCGGATCAAAGACCGTGGAGTAAAGGCATATTTCATTACCAACGGCTATGCTATGACCCCGGAGATCGCGAAGACAATGGCTGACCTTCAGATCAACAACATCGGTATCAGTTTCGACGGGACCGAGAAAACGCACAACTACATCCGGCAGCGCCCTGATAGTTACACTCGTTGCCTGAATGCGATGGATATGCTTCGTGCTGCCGGCGCCCGTTATTGTGCCGTTACGCAGGTCTCTAACCTGAATCTCGATGAATTGGATCAGATCAAGGAAGACTTGATCGCCCACGGCTGCAAAGTCTGGCGTATCCAGATGACGACTGTCACCGGCCGCATGAAAGAGAATGCCAAGTCGGTGATGTCGATCGAGAACTATCCGAAGCTGGTCGACAAGATCCTCGAGATCAAGAAGGACAGCCGGATCAAAGTGGATGTTGGCGAGAATATCGGGTATTATGGATGCAAAGGGACCGAGCTCCTGGATGGTTTCCCCTATTTCGGTTGCTATGCCGGTACCCGGATCGCCGGGATAGAATCCAACGGCAATGTCAAAGGGTGTCTGTCGATGCCTGAGGAGTTTGTCGAAGGGAATATCCGGGACAGCTCGTTCACTGAGATCTGGAATAACCCGAACGGTTTTGCGTACAACCGGCAATTCACGAAAGATACTGCAACCGGGCATTGCCATGACTGCAAGTACCTTCCGCTCTGTCGCGGTGGCTGTACGACGACATCAGTGTCGGCCAGCGGAAAACGCGCCGAGAATCCTTACTGTATGTACCATCTTGAACAACAGCAGGGGATCGAGCCGGTGGACAGCGAATATGTATGCAATGTCCTTGAGAAAGTCCGCGAAATGGAAGCGGAGTCGATAAAGGGGAGCAAGGCGGTCTGA
- a CDS encoding ABC transporter ATP-binding protein — translation MNVEKLKRLWGFLRPYWVAESFTLVTMGAIALLSLALPIAIQYMIDTLIPGLVQTSGAPVEVQPVVVFVLLLMGLYLAMVLLGWLRDYLVAYVGSNIIKDIRSKLFGHLQRLSLRFYQDHQVGEVMSRTLSDVGRVQDLLTSTLLMFFTNILMLGAVVAYLLHTNWMLTVVALLPVPATIVLANKYGQKLNLIATSIQQNIASFTARLQESLVSIKTVKAFGQEKREEERVNKVLDSLTGLYIKSSVTNSLAVNVTHFVNMIGPIIVLGWGVYLVAAGSMKLGELIAFYILLNYLYTPIHSLAETNLQVQTAMASVDRVFEYLDLPEGVIESASPVTLKAPRGEIQLERVSFDYGNGGFQFEDLSLHIRAKEKIALVGPSGSGKTTLINLIMRFFDPQQGTITLDGIDLRSLSLRTMRDSIALVDQDPVLFKMSIYDNIAYGDISATESRVIAAARIANIHEFIMALPNGYQTEVGERGVTVSGGERQRICLARAIIKDPAVLILDEATSALDSQSEHLIQDSLKKVLADKTAIIIAHRLSTVQHADRIVAMEHGRIIDQGRHEELTARCPLYRELAAKQLLL, via the coding sequence ATGAACGTTGAGAAGCTGAAACGGCTCTGGGGATTTCTCCGCCCATACTGGGTAGCGGAATCATTCACTCTGGTGACGATGGGAGCGATTGCGCTGCTGTCGCTGGCGTTGCCGATCGCCATCCAGTACATGATCGATACACTGATCCCCGGCCTGGTGCAGACCTCCGGCGCTCCGGTCGAGGTGCAACCAGTAGTCGTTTTCGTGCTGTTGCTGATGGGGTTGTATCTGGCGATGGTCTTGCTGGGATGGCTCCGGGATTATCTGGTCGCTTATGTCGGCTCCAATATCATCAAGGATATCCGATCGAAGTTATTCGGTCATCTTCAACGGCTTTCGCTCCGCTTCTATCAGGATCATCAGGTTGGAGAGGTGATGTCCCGCACGTTGTCCGATGTCGGTCGTGTCCAGGATCTCCTCACCTCTACCCTGCTGATGTTTTTTACCAATATCCTGATGCTGGGTGCGGTCGTCGCATATCTGCTACATACCAACTGGATGCTCACCGTCGTCGCGCTCCTGCCGGTACCGGCGACGATCGTATTGGCCAACAAGTACGGTCAGAAGCTCAACCTGATCGCCACCAGCATACAGCAGAATATCGCTTCCTTCACTGCGCGACTCCAGGAGAGCCTGGTTTCGATCAAGACGGTAAAAGCATTTGGACAGGAAAAGCGCGAAGAAGAGCGGGTAAACAAGGTTCTCGATTCGCTGACCGGCCTGTATATCAAGAGCAGTGTGACCAATTCACTCGCGGTGAATGTTACCCATTTCGTCAATATGATCGGTCCGATCATCGTGCTCGGCTGGGGAGTCTATCTGGTCGCCGCTGGCTCTATGAAGCTGGGAGAGCTGATCGCTTTTTACATTCTGCTCAATTATCTCTACACGCCGATCCATAGCCTTGCCGAGACGAACCTGCAGGTGCAAACCGCCATGGCGTCTGTCGACCGCGTTTTTGAGTATCTCGATCTTCCTGAGGGAGTGATCGAATCTGCTTCTCCGGTCACGCTGAAAGCGCCGCGCGGTGAGATCCAGCTTGAACGGGTCAGCTTTGACTACGGGAATGGTGGGTTTCAGTTCGAAGATCTCTCGCTGCACATTCGGGCGAAAGAGAAGATCGCGCTGGTCGGACCATCCGGTTCCGGCAAAACAACGTTGATCAACCTGATCATGCGATTCTTTGATCCGCAACAGGGAACGATCACGCTCGATGGAATCGACCTTCGCTCCCTCTCCCTGCGTACAATGCGGGACAGCATCGCGCTGGTCGATCAGGATCCGGTCCTGTTCAAAATGTCGATCTACGACAACATAGCCTATGGCGATATCTCAGCGACGGAATCCAGAGTGATTGCGGCTGCCAGGATCGCCAACATTCACGAGTTCATCATGGCTCTTCCGAACGGTTATCAGACCGAGGTAGGAGAACGGGGAGTGACAGTATCCGGCGGCGAACGCCAGCGCATCTGTCTCGCCCGCGCCATAATCAAAGATCCGGCGGTGCTGATCCTGGATGAAGCAACTTCGGCGCTGGATTCTCAGTCGGAACATCTGATTCAGGATTCTCTGAAGAAAGTGTTGGCGGACAAAACGGCGATCATCATTGCGCACCGGCTCTCCACTGTCCAACACGCCGATCGGATCGTGGCGATGGAGCATGGGCGGATCATTGACCAGGGAAGACATGAGGAGTTGACAGCGCGTTGTCCGCTCTATCGCGAACTGGCCGCCAAGCAGTTACTGCTCTAA
- a CDS encoding tetratricopeptide repeat protein: protein MFLLTIALAIWSVLEVTPTPGRPDSLQNLLVNAGRALNLREYAKARDYYDAAYQLDSNNVEVLRNLAILHTTVGDHPNALKLLLRAEQLAPEDPSVCNNLGTTYSVMNQPDKAVIYFERAHQLKPKNATYMTNLALEYAKLGKMPQAMELARQAIVLDTATADIPIILGDCFSLQRQYDSADFYYSRAISLGGKTAKLFYQRGFARQNLKRTADAETDYRFAIQRDSTCRDCRQGLGVLFVTQGKYSDALEQFSHVVQLDSMFNPGWVSLGVMYAMTGQGEKADSVLYKLMAKDTTLGYRMVDLINLENSKQQKKK from the coding sequence ATGTTTTTGCTCACAATCGCTCTGGCAATCTGGTCTGTTCTGGAAGTAACCCCTACTCCCGGCCGCCCTGATTCACTGCAGAACCTGCTGGTCAATGCCGGCCGCGCTCTCAATTTGCGCGAATACGCCAAGGCCCGCGACTATTACGATGCTGCCTATCAGTTGGACTCAAACAATGTCGAGGTACTGCGCAATCTGGCAATTCTGCACACCACGGTGGGCGACCATCCCAACGCGCTGAAGCTCTTGTTGAGAGCGGAGCAGTTGGCGCCGGAGGATCCGTCAGTCTGCAATAATCTTGGCACCACCTACTCGGTGATGAACCAACCCGACAAAGCGGTTATCTATTTTGAGAGAGCGCACCAGCTTAAGCCGAAAAATGCCACCTATATGACGAATCTTGCGCTGGAGTACGCCAAACTGGGGAAAATGCCCCAGGCGATGGAACTCGCCAGGCAAGCGATCGTGCTGGATACGGCGACGGCTGATATCCCGATCATCCTGGGTGACTGCTTCAGTCTCCAGCGGCAATACGATTCTGCCGATTTCTACTATTCGCGCGCCATCTCTCTGGGGGGAAAGACAGCCAAGCTGTTTTATCAGCGCGGCTTCGCCCGACAGAATCTCAAGCGGACAGCAGATGCCGAAACCGATTACCGCTTTGCCATTCAGCGCGATTCCACCTGCCGCGACTGCCGTCAGGGACTTGGTGTCCTGTTTGTCACCCAGGGGAAATACAGCGATGCGCTCGAACAATTCTCGCACGTGGTGCAGCTTGATTCGATGTTTAACCCTGGCTGGGTTTCGCTTGGCGTGATGTACGCGATGACGGGGCAGGGGGAAAAAGCTGACTCGGTACTTTATAAGCTGATGGCGAAAGATACGACACTGGGATACCGGATGGTCGATCTGATCAATCTGGAGAATTCAAAACAGCAGAAAAAGAAGTGA
- a CDS encoding SPASM domain-containing protein yields MPKLSRYNQFYPWRDGHYLAFNARSGAVALMTGENYARFEELGSKLATDAIDGLSSEEQALLKQLEYGNFVHADSFDEIEHLKFDHRRLRFDEASLGLVIAPTMACNMACKYCFEENKKGRMSPQVVASLLSFVEKKAPRLTSVDVSWYGGEPLLALDVIEDITVALLEMGKVHNFKYTASMISNGYLLTNDVVDRLIKLKVSSIQVTLDGPARLHNDKRPLKNGKESFDVILQNLLYASTKMGIGVRVNVDKSFQIEMVAELLDQLEEAGLRDRVGVYFGLIEAATTACSNITESCYEMTDFSQIEIDYYALLLQRGFRIEKLPSPSPTFCMAQLVNSFLIDPDGDCYRCFNYVGDKSRASGNVKDPINFDHPNFLKLFQFDPFEDETCLSCNILPVCMGSCPARRADRGLTKDKICESWKYNLQPMLEIIAWSRQQAHQKAMAAKETV; encoded by the coding sequence ATGCCCAAGCTGTCACGCTACAATCAGTTCTATCCCTGGCGGGATGGACACTATCTGGCGTTTAATGCCCGCTCCGGAGCGGTTGCATTGATGACCGGCGAAAACTATGCCAGATTCGAAGAACTCGGCAGCAAGCTGGCCACTGATGCGATTGACGGGCTATCGTCTGAAGAACAAGCACTGTTGAAACAACTCGAGTACGGCAATTTTGTGCATGCCGACTCGTTTGACGAGATCGAGCATCTTAAATTCGATCACCGCCGCCTCCGCTTCGACGAAGCGAGCCTCGGCCTGGTGATCGCGCCGACCATGGCCTGTAATATGGCCTGCAAGTATTGCTTCGAGGAAAACAAGAAAGGGCGGATGTCCCCGCAGGTGGTTGCATCGCTCCTCAGCTTCGTAGAGAAAAAAGCCCCCCGCCTGACCAGTGTTGATGTCAGTTGGTATGGCGGCGAACCTCTGCTCGCGCTTGACGTCATCGAAGATATCACCGTCGCCCTCCTTGAAATGGGGAAAGTCCACAACTTCAAATACACGGCGTCGATGATCTCCAACGGCTACCTGCTGACCAACGATGTAGTCGATCGGCTGATCAAACTTAAAGTCAGTTCGATACAGGTAACGCTGGATGGACCAGCTCGTCTCCACAACGACAAGCGCCCGTTGAAAAATGGGAAAGAGTCATTTGATGTCATCCTGCAGAATCTGCTGTATGCCTCCACGAAGATGGGGATCGGCGTTCGCGTGAATGTCGACAAAAGCTTTCAGATAGAAATGGTCGCTGAACTGCTAGACCAGCTCGAGGAAGCCGGATTGCGCGATCGAGTGGGGGTCTATTTCGGCCTGATCGAGGCTGCCACTACCGCGTGCTCAAATATCACTGAGAGCTGTTACGAGATGACTGACTTTTCCCAGATTGAGATCGACTATTACGCCCTGTTACTACAACGGGGATTCAGAATAGAAAAATTGCCATCCCCCTCACCGACTTTCTGCATGGCGCAGTTGGTCAATTCGTTCCTGATCGACCCGGATGGGGATTGCTATCGCTGTTTCAACTATGTAGGGGACAAATCGAGAGCCTCAGGGAATGTGAAAGATCCGATCAATTTCGATCATCCCAACTTTCTCAAGCTCTTTCAATTTGACCCATTTGAAGATGAAACGTGCCTCAGTTGTAATATACTGCCGGTTTGCATGGGGAGCTGTCCTGCTCGTCGCGCCGACCGCGGTCTGACCAAAGACAAAATATGTGAGAGTTGGAAATATAATCTGCAGCCGATGCTCGAGATCATCGCCTGGTCGCGTCAACAGGCGCACCAGAAAGCAATGGCTGCGAAGGAGACAGTATGA
- a CDS encoding redox-sensing transcriptional repressor Rex gives MAKKRISESTIHRLSMYYRALSLLQKENYETVSSKELAKREKLTPAQVRKDLSFFGSFGTRGLGYPVGELKSQIAGILGLDRAWRVALVGVGNIGSALVSYKEFSKQGFQIVKLFDNDQRKIGSNHKGIIVSDIRNLETELRDAKIEMVVLAVPATVAQYIVDDVIKGGIKAILNFAPVNLRVPDDVYLRNENMSMELEFLSFALVNNHPQKKAK, from the coding sequence ATGGCAAAAAAACGAATCTCCGAGTCAACCATCCACCGGCTGTCGATGTATTACCGAGCTTTGTCTCTCCTCCAAAAAGAGAATTACGAAACGGTATCATCGAAAGAGCTGGCCAAGCGTGAAAAACTGACTCCGGCCCAAGTTCGCAAGGACCTCTCCTTCTTCGGCTCATTTGGGACCCGCGGACTGGGGTACCCGGTAGGCGAACTGAAATCCCAGATCGCCGGGATTCTTGGTCTCGACCGAGCCTGGCGAGTGGCGCTGGTGGGAGTCGGGAATATCGGTTCAGCTCTTGTCAGCTACAAAGAGTTCTCCAAACAAGGCTTCCAGATCGTCAAGCTGTTCGACAATGATCAGCGGAAGATCGGTTCCAACCATAAGGGGATCATTGTCTCCGATATCCGGAATCTGGAAACCGAACTTCGGGACGCCAAGATCGAGATGGTGGTGCTGGCGGTTCCGGCGACCGTAGCGCAGTATATCGTGGATGATGTCATCAAGGGAGGGATCAAAGCGATCCTCAACTTTGCGCCGGTCAATCTTCGTGTCCCCGATGATGTCTACCTGCGGAACGAAAATATGTCCATGGAACTTGAGTTCCTGTCGTTTGCCCTGGTGAACAATCATCCGCAAAAGAAGGCGAAGTAG